In the genome of Massilia sp. W12, the window ACCAGCTTCATAGCAGACTCCTTGGGTTAAGAGGACTGTTTCGGTTTGACTTGCAGCCAGAACGTGACCGGGCCGTCATTCGTCAGGCTGATTTGCATATCCGCGCCAAAGATGCCGGTTTGCACATCGGCATGCAGGCGGCGCGCTTGTTGCACTGCATATTCAAATAGACGCCGCCCGTCTTCCGGCGCGGCGGCGGGGGTAAAGGAGGGGCGCGTGCCGGAATTGGTGTCCGCCGCCAGCGTGAATTGCGGCGCCAGCAGCAGGCCGCCGCCGGTTTGCGCCATGCTCAGATTCATTTTGCCGTTTTCATCGGAAAACACACGGTAGCCGAGCAATTTTTTGAGCAGGGCGTCGGCTTGCTCTTCGGTGTCGCCGCGCTCCGCGCACAGCAACACCAGCAAGCCGCGCCCGATTTGCGCGCGCACAATCTGATCAACTTCCAGCTTGGCCTGGCTGACTCTTTGCAAGAGCGCGATCATGGTTTATGCGCTCAAATGCACACGGGCGAATTTGCGCTTGCCGACTTGCAGCACAAAGCTGCCGGCTTCGACTTTCAGCGCCTTGTCCGACACAGTCGCGCCGTCGATCTTGACGCCGCCCTGTTCCACCATGCGCAGAGCTTCCGAAGTGGAAGCGCAGAGGCCGGCGGATTTCAGCAAATTGCCAATCGCCAGCGGCGCGCCGTTCAAAGACACTTCCGGAATATCGTCTGGAATCCCGCCTTTGGAGCGGTTCTCGAAATCCGCCAGCGCATCCTGCGCCGCCTGCGCTGAATGGAAGCGGGTCACGATTTCCTGCGCCAGTGCGACTTTCACATTACGCGGATTCTTACCCTGCGCCACCGCCTGTTTTTCCGCCGCGATGTGCTCGATGCTGGTGAACGACAGCAAATCGTAATAGCGCCACATCATTTCATCGGAAATACTCATCACCTTGGCGAACATGGTGTTGCCCGGCTCGGTGATGCCGATGTAATTATTTTTCGACTTGGACATTTTCTCCACCCCGTCCAAGCCTTCCAGCAGCGGCATGGTCAGAATGCATTGCGGCTCCTGGCCCCAGTCTTTTTGCAGCTCGCGGCCCACCAGCAGATTGAATTTCTGATCAGTGCCGCCCAGCTCCAAATCGGATTCCAGCGCCACCGAGTCGTAGCCCTGCATCAGCGGGTAGAGGAATTCGTGCACTGAAATCGGGGTGCCGGCTTTGAAGCGCTTGGTGAAATCGTCGCGCTCCATCATGCGCGCCACGGTGTAGCGCGAAGCGAGTTTAATCATGCCGCGCACGCCCAGCGCATCCGACCATTCCGAGTTGTAGCGGATTTCAGTTTTGGACGCATCCAGCACCAGCGAGGCCTGGGAGAAATAGGTTTTTGCGTTTTCTTCGATTTGCTCGCGCGTCAGCTGCGGGCGGGTGGCGTTGCGGCCAGAGGGGTCGCCGATCATCGAGGTGAAATCGCCGATCAGGAAAATCACGGTATGGCCAAGGTCTTGCAACTGGCGCATCTTGTTCAAGACCACGGTATGGCCAAGATGCAGGTCGGGCGCGGTCGGGTCCAGGCCCAGCTTGATGCGCAGCGGCTTGCCGGTCTTTTCTGAACGCGCAAGCTTTTGTGCGAATTCTTGTTCGATTAGTAATTCATCAACGCCGCGCTTGGTGACGGCCAGGGCGTGCTGCACGGCATCGCTCAAAGGCAATGCAGCCTCAGCCGCGTTTTCCTGCTGGGATTTATCCATAATGGTCATGCCGGTGAAATGAAAATCTGCCAAAAAAAGAGGCGGAATTGTCTTGCTTTGCTATAATCCCAGATTCTATCAATGCCTCCGCAAGCAAGCTCAAGAAAAACACAAGAATCTGGCGAGCGGTCAATTTTAGCTGATTGCATGAATCCGTTACACAAATTCCTGCGTGCGCGCACCGGAAGCGCGCCACAGTTTTTCTCTGCCGAAGGGCGCAAGACGCGCATCGTCGCCGGCAGTGCGCTGGGGTTGACGCTGCTCGCCTTTGGCGCCGCCGGCGTTGCGCCGCTGGCGCCGGACGCGGCAAATCTGCCGGTCAAAACCGTGGCCCAGGAACTGGCGCTGCCCGACCTCTCCAGCCAATTGGCTGCGCTGGAGCAGGATGATCAACGTTATATCCAAGAACAGAAAATCCGCTCCGGCGATACGCTTGGCACGCTGTTGACGCGGCTGGGCGTGGATGATCAGGCCGCCAGCAGTTTTATCAAAAGCGATAAAACCGCGCGCACCCTGATGCAAATGCGCGCTGGCCGCCACGTACAGGCGGAAGTCGATAGCGATGGCCAGTTGCTTTCTCTGCGCGCCAGTCTGGATGTGCGCGACGGCCCGGCCAAGACCTTGCGCATCAGCCGGGTTGGCGAAGAAAGTTTCAAGGCGGAAGAAATCGTCAGCCAGCTGGAACGCCGGGTGGAAATGAAAGTCGGCGAAATCCGCTCATCCCTGTTTGCCGCGACTGACTCGGCGCAAGTGCCGGACGCGGTGGCGCAGCAATTGGCGGAAATGTTCCGTTCCAGCATTGACTTCGCTTCCGATCTGCGGCGCGGCGACCGTTTCATGCTGGTATATGAAACTTTTTGGCAGGATGGCGAGCCGGTGCGCAGCGGGCGCATTCTGGCGGCGGAATTCCACAATGCCGGCAAGCTGCATCAAGCGGTCTGGTTTGATGACCCCTCCGCCAGCCAGGGCGGCGGCTATTATGATTTTGACGGCAAATCGCTGAAAAAAGCCTTCCTCAAATCGCCCGTCGCCTTCACCCGTATTTCCTCCGGTTTTTCGATGCGCGTGCATCCGATTTCCGGCCAGTGGAAAGCGCATAAAGGGGTGGACATGGCTGCAGCCATGGGCACGCCGATTCTGGCCGCCGGCGACGGTGTGGTCGAAACAGTTGGATCGCAAAGCGGCTACGGCAATATGATCATCCTGAAGCACTGGGATAAATATTCCACCGTGTATGCCCACATGAGCCGCTTTGCAGACGGCATGCGTAAAG includes:
- the dtd gene encoding D-aminoacyl-tRNA deacylase; its protein translation is MIALLQRVSQAKLEVDQIVRAQIGRGLLVLLCAERGDTEEQADALLKKLLGYRVFSDENGKMNLSMAQTGGGLLLAPQFTLAADTNSGTRPSFTPAAAPEDGRRLFEYAVQQARRLHADVQTGIFGADMQISLTNDGPVTFWLQVKPKQSS
- the tyrS gene encoding tyrosine--tRNA ligase — translated: MDKSQQENAAEAALPLSDAVQHALAVTKRGVDELLIEQEFAQKLARSEKTGKPLRIKLGLDPTAPDLHLGHTVVLNKMRQLQDLGHTVIFLIGDFTSMIGDPSGRNATRPQLTREQIEENAKTYFSQASLVLDASKTEIRYNSEWSDALGVRGMIKLASRYTVARMMERDDFTKRFKAGTPISVHEFLYPLMQGYDSVALESDLELGGTDQKFNLLVGRELQKDWGQEPQCILTMPLLEGLDGVEKMSKSKNNYIGITEPGNTMFAKVMSISDEMMWRYYDLLSFTSIEHIAAEKQAVAQGKNPRNVKVALAQEIVTRFHSAQAAQDALADFENRSKGGIPDDIPEVSLNGAPLAIGNLLKSAGLCASTSEALRMVEQGGVKIDGATVSDKALKVEAGSFVLQVGKRKFARVHLSA
- a CDS encoding peptidoglycan DD-metalloendopeptidase family protein — encoded protein: MNPLHKFLRARTGSAPQFFSAEGRKTRIVAGSALGLTLLAFGAAGVAPLAPDAANLPVKTVAQELALPDLSSQLAALEQDDQRYIQEQKIRSGDTLGTLLTRLGVDDQAASSFIKSDKTARTLMQMRAGRHVQAEVDSDGQLLSLRASLDVRDGPAKTLRISRVGEESFKAEEIVSQLERRVEMKVGEIRSSLFAATDSAQVPDAVAQQLAEMFRSSIDFASDLRRGDRFMLVYETFWQDGEPVRSGRILAAEFHNAGKLHQAVWFDDPSASQGGGYYDFDGKSLKKAFLKSPVAFTRISSGFSMRVHPISGQWKAHKGVDMAAAMGTPILAAGDGVVETVGSQSGYGNMIILKHWDKYSTVYAHMSRFADGMRKGRKVSQGEVIGYVGMTGWATGPHLHYEFRVNNEPRNPLALDMPNAQPLNATEMARFKAVAGEMSHRFALLLPEAGSGSPLKLAQK